The Hydra vulgaris chromosome 11, alternate assembly HydraT2T_AEP genome contains a region encoding:
- the LOC100197458 gene encoding alpha-crystallin B chain isoform X2, whose product MSLWYVPVQANVPKKVFIEKILDETFPPLRYFSPFNHKLNSRLVKKVYDSLYNDMAEDIPLLSSSQKDMVSNDGFIVDLDVKHFKPEEVTIKVDGKVLEICGKHRNKNENGFEFIEFHRKYTLPDDVDLTALTSNISVDGVLHIEAPKVLPTTPESIESTDENFKCSLDVQGFKPEEISIQVKGRDLVIHGETKTEDDGVQGFQHKQFTRNISLPDDVDLSHLSSRYTKDFKLTIEAPKIPLKAPLKLEIEKEE is encoded by the exons atgTCATTGTGGTATGTACCTGTACAAGCTAATgttccaaaaaaagtttttattgaaaagattTTGGACGAGACCTTTCCACCTTTAAGATACTTTTCTCCATTTAATCATAAACTAAATAGTCGATTGGTAAAGAAAGTATACGATAGTTTATATAATGACATGGCTGAAGACATCCCTTTACTGTCTTCTTCTCAAAAAGATATGGTTTCGAATGATGGCTTTATTGTTGATCTTGATGTCAAACATTTCAAACCAGAAGAAGTTACGATTAAAGTAGATG GAAAGGTTCTTGAAATATGTGGTAAACATcgcaataaaaatgaaaatggatttgaatttattgaatttCATAGAAAATACACTCTTCCAGACGATGTTGATCTAACAGCTCTTACTTCAAATATCAGTGTAGACGGAGTTTTACATATTGAAGCTCCTAAAGTGCTTCCTACGACACCTGAATCTATAGAATCCACAgatgaaaactttaaatgcagTTTAGATGTACAAGGTTTTAAGCCAGAGGAAATTTCAATTCAAGTGAAAGGTAGAGATTTAGTCATTCACGGTGAAACTAAAACTGAAGACGACGGTGTCCAAGGTTTTCAACATAAACAATTTACCAGAAACATATCTTTACCAGATGATGTTGATCTATCTCACCTGAGTTCACGATATACTAAAGATTTTAAACTAACCATTGAAGCTCCGAAGATACCTCTAAAGGCTCCTTTAAAATTAGAAATCGAGaaagaagaataa
- the LOC100205528 gene encoding small heat shock protein OV25-1, which yields MSLWHVPVHEYVPIDPFLEEVMDITFPPLRYFPLFNENSTARGLGQGYDRLYKDLVGHTPYGLHSKQKATKKDSFVINLDVKHYKPEEVALKVEGQVLEISGKHRNEGENGFECSEFHRKYTIPDDVDPTTLTSNISQDGILHIEAPKKLPVTSDSAESRESFKCTLDVQGFKPDEISIQVKGRGLVVHGETKTENSGEHGLSFHHKQFTRNISLPDDVDPTHLSSRYTKDCKLTIEAPRSLPQAPLKLEIKMEE from the exons ATGTCTTTGTGGCATGTGCCTGTTCATGAATATGTTCCAATTGATCCATTTTTGGAGGAGGTGATGGACATAACTTTTCCCCCTTTGAGATACTTTCctttgtttaatgaaaattctACTGCTAGAGGGTTAGGTCAAGGGTATGATCGGTTATACAAAGACTTAGTTGGGCATACCCCATATGGGCTTCATTCAAAACAGAAAGCTACTAAAAAGGACAGTTTTGTTATCAATCTTGATGTCAAGCATTATAAACCTGAAGAAGTTGCTTTAAAAGTAGAAG gacAAGTTCTTGAAATAAGTGGTAAACACCGTAATGAAGGTGAAAATGGATTTGAATGTAGTGAGTTTCACAGAAAATACACTATTCCAGATGATGTAGATCCTACAACTCTTACTTCAAACATTAGTCAAGATGGTATTTTGCACATTGAAGCTCCTAAAAAGCTTCCTGTAACATCTGATTCTGCAGAATCAAGGGAGTCTTTTAAATGTACTTTAGATGTACAAGGTTTTAAGCCAGATGAAATTTCAATTCAAGTTAAGGGTAGAGGTTTAGTTGTACATGgtgaaacaaaaactgaaaacagTGGTGAGCATGGTTTAAGTTTCCATCACAAACAATTTACTCGAAACATATCTTTACCAGATGATGTCGATCCAACTCACTTAAGTTCTCGCTATACTAAAGACTGTAAGTTAACTATTGAAGCTCCACGAAGTCTTCCTCAGGCTCCGCTCAAACTTGAAATCAAAATGGAAGAATAG
- the LOC100199462 gene encoding heat shock protein 27, producing the protein MSLWHVPVHECVSTDPFLDDMLEMTFPPLRYSPLFNDRHIRNSIKEHDQLYRDLVGHSPYASRKRKAPKKGGFVVNLDVKHYKPEEVTLKVEGQVLEVCGKHRNENENGFESSEFHRKYTIPNDVDPTAITSNISQDGILHIEAPKKCPVKLDTSESTKENFRYSLDVQGFKPEEISIQVKGRDLVVHGETKTENSGEHGLSFHHKQFTRNISLPDDVDPTHLSSRYTKDCKLTIEAPRSLPQAPLKLEIKMEE; encoded by the exons atgtcttTGTGGCATGTACCTGTCCATGAATGTGTCTCAACAGATCCATTTTTAGATGATATGCTGGAGATGACTTTTCCCCCTCTTAGATATTCTCCACTGTTTAATGATAGACATATTCGAAATTCAATTAAAGAGCATGATCAACTATACAGAGATTTAGTTGGCCATTCTCCATATGCATCTCGTAAGAGAAAGGCTCCCAAAAAGGGTGGTTTTGTTGTGAATCTAGATGTTAAGCATTACAAGCCAGAAGAAGTTACTCTTAAAGTTGAAG GACAAGTTCTTGAGGTATGTGGAAAGCATCGTAATGAAAACGAAAATGGATTTGAATCTAGTGAATTTCACAGAAAGTACACTATTCCCAATGATGTTGATCCAACTGCTATTACTTCTAATATTAGTCAAGATGGTATTTTACACATAGAAGCTCCTAAAAAATGCCCTGTAAAATTAGATACTAGTGAATCAACAAAAGAGAATTTTAGATATAGTTTAGATGTACAAGGTTTTAAACCAGAGGAAATTTCAATTCAAGTTAAAGGTAGAGATTTAGTCGTTCATGgtgaaacaaaaactgaaaacagTGGTGAGCATGGTCTAAGTTTCCATCACAAGCAGTTTACTCGAAACATATCTTTACCAGATGATGTTGATCCAACTCACTTGAGTTCTCGCTATACTAAAGACTGTAAGTTAACTATTGAAGCTCCACGAAGTCTTCCTCAGGCTCCGCTCAAACTTGAAATCAAAATGGAAGAATAG